A DNA window from Anastrepha obliqua isolate idAnaObli1 chromosome 5, idAnaObli1_1.0, whole genome shotgun sequence contains the following coding sequences:
- the LOC129248671 gene encoding piggyBac transposable element-derived protein 4-like produces MQRSLTQREIEECLYEDLPSGPESEASSDEDEYLDTPEWPVSKSILDVCGADVQNIHEELFDDEDGIPLSNFVSQNNVVTSTTLQPPKWKMTFSMDIPGEFVESVGLADHIISLEDVTPLRLFRMFWTEDLVEVISFQTNLYATKEGKPFSPTSPSEIQTFLAINMVIGIKKLPSYKDYWSSAPDLRDSYISFCMPLNRFSWLLGCLHLNDNNLMPDYNKLYKVRPMLEILRRNFRNNYKPSESIAVDESMIKFKGGSSLKQYMPKKPIKRGYNKQVTRRKRDGSAVRIDCPLAVKKYNSNMNFVDKFDQLKACYSIDRKSQKW; encoded by the coding sequence atgcaACGATCATTGACGCAAAGGGAAATTGAAGAATGTTTGTATGAAGATTTACCTTCAGGACCTGAAAGTGAAGCCAGTTCCGATGAGGATGAATATCTAGACACGCCTGagtggccagtgtcaaaatcgATATTGGATGTGTGTGGGGCAGATGTACAGAATATCCATGAAGAGCTATTCGACGACGAGGATGGCATACCATTATCAAACTTTGTAAGTCAGAATAATGTTGTTACCTCTACGACCTTGCAGCCTCCTAAATGGAAAATGACCTTCTCTATGGATATACCTGGCGAGTTTGTTGAGAGTGTGGGCTTAGCTGATCATATAATCAGCTTGGAAGATGTAACACCACTCCGATTGTTTCGCATGTTTTGGACAGAGGACTTGGTTGAGGTCATAAGCTTTCAAACTAACCTATATGCAACGAAAGAAGGTAAACCTTTTTCTCCTACCAGTCCTTCTGAAATACAAACTTTCTTGGCCATAAATATGGTGATAGGTATAAAAAAGCTACCGAGTTACAAAGATTACTGGTCTTCTGCTCCTGATTTACGTGACTCCTACATTTCCTTTTGTATGCCCCTAAATCGCTTCAGCTGGCTTCTTGGATGCTTGCATCTGAATGACAATAATCTCATGCCAGACTATAATAAGTTATATAAAGTCCGTCCTATGCTTGAAATTCTTCGCCGCAActtcagaaataattataaaccatCCGAAAGTATCGCGGTCGACGAAAGCATGATAAAATTCAAAGGTGGCAGTTCTCTGAAGCAGTACATGCCGAAAAAACCGATCAAGCGGGGTTACAATAAACAAGTTACTCGCAGGAAACGTGATGGAAGTGCAGTTAGGATCGATTGCCCTCTGGctgtaaagaaatacaacagcaatatgAACTTCGTTGATAAATTCGATCAATTAAAAGCGTGTTACTCCATCGACCGAAAATCCCAAAAGTGGTga